A single Nitrospira sp. DNA region contains:
- a CDS encoding acetate uptake transporter — protein sequence MSDVEHHRRIDVLAIGLFGLAVGALTLGVAQLGGIPDSNKVGTLVIALIFGGIVQILAGITDIRYHEQLGGTALTMYGFFWLTVSIAKLVSEGTSFHMDMVLFAPINFVYAAFSLVMTYLTAYRNATLCILHVIITITFSSTVLARLDLIGETIPGLLHIVVGLMAFYHAVASLTQAFTGHQLVPLGPPFLHQSRLKAK from the coding sequence ATGAGCGATGTGGAGCATCACCGGCGAATCGACGTGTTGGCAATCGGCCTGTTCGGTCTCGCAGTCGGAGCCTTGACGCTGGGCGTAGCCCAACTCGGCGGCATCCCCGATTCCAATAAAGTCGGCACCCTGGTCATCGCGTTGATCTTCGGCGGGATCGTGCAGATCCTGGCGGGCATTACCGATATTCGCTATCACGAGCAGCTCGGCGGCACCGCGCTCACCATGTACGGGTTTTTCTGGCTCACCGTCTCCATTGCCAAACTGGTCAGCGAAGGCACGTCCTTCCATATGGACATGGTGCTCTTTGCCCCAATTAATTTTGTGTATGCGGCCTTCTCCCTGGTGATGACCTATCTCACCGCCTATCGCAACGCCACACTCTGTATTCTCCATGTCATCATCACCATCACGTTTTCCTCCACCGTGTTGGCCCGACTCGATCTCATCGGCGAAACCATTCCCGGCCTGCTCCATATCGTCGTCGGCTTGATGGCCTTCTATCACGCGGTCGCCAGCCTGACGCAGGCCTTCACCGGCCATCAGCTCGTACCGCTAGGCCCGCCATTTCTGCATCAATCCAGGCTGAAGGCTAAATAG
- a CDS encoding DUF1566 domain-containing protein: MTKHGPVSAKLWLIGVGLALALVTNQGLAEQREARFTLVLNGAAVKDGQTGIIWEQEPDREHDVWSRSNERCTTKTVGGQSGWRGPTIDELKTLIDHSQHDPALPAGHPFANIRSEIYWTATPDPKDDIVAWQVSFFSGEPVTDQKSGTRRMWCVLDRMKP; encoded by the coding sequence ATGACGAAGCACGGACCCGTTTCTGCAAAATTATGGCTTATCGGAGTCGGACTGGCGCTGGCACTTGTGACGAATCAAGGTCTTGCTGAGCAGCGGGAGGCTCGATTTACGCTGGTCCTTAATGGGGCCGCCGTCAAAGACGGCCAGACCGGAATAATCTGGGAGCAGGAGCCGGATCGGGAGCACGATGTGTGGAGCCGTTCGAATGAACGCTGCACCACAAAAACCGTCGGCGGACAATCGGGCTGGCGCGGGCCCACGATCGATGAACTCAAGACCTTGATTGATCATTCCCAACATGACCCGGCCTTACCGGCCGGCCATCCCTTCGCGAATATCCGGTCTGAAATCTATTGGACTGCGACGCCTGATCCGAAAGACGACATCGTGGCCTGGCAGGTCAGTTTTTTCAGCGGCGAACCGGTTACCGACCAAAAGTCCGGCACCAGGCGCATGTGGTGTGTGTTGGACAGGATGAAACCGTAA
- a CDS encoding outer membrane beta-barrel protein yields the protein MVPLVLVLWAVLVVLGGQALADPLSPSESPAPAAESPSDWHYGAYVDLSYIVNFNFPENHLWRSRSTASRHNELAPNMGYVYVRKDSNEASRWGMELGIQGGYDSKDFGYLQGERKVDGADTWRHLQRANVAYLAPVGNGLMVTAGLFNSLIGYESLYAKDNANYTRSWIADYSPYMMFGVNAKYPVNEQLTVAAFVINGYFHLSHPNDQPSYGGQWAYKMTPRLTATQTLYWGPDQTKTSFEFWRLYGNHILEWKGDDLTLAVSYDIGTERIAGQPGSPRTFAMGGNLLAKWHVSGPWSMAVRPEFYWDRNGRWTGQEQFVKAVTSTVEYKFLYRWTNAIVRLEHRYDESTGSGGGFFRKGETSPGTLGLAPAQHLLLLGLLWSFDSP from the coding sequence ATGGTCCCTCTCGTACTTGTCCTATGGGCGGTGCTGGTCGTCCTAGGAGGTCAGGCTCTGGCTGACCCGCTGTCTCCCAGCGAGAGCCCTGCTCCCGCTGCCGAGAGCCCGTCGGATTGGCATTACGGCGCCTACGTCGATCTCAGCTACATCGTCAATTTCAACTTTCCCGAGAATCATCTCTGGCGCAGTCGATCTACGGCCTCGCGCCACAATGAACTGGCGCCCAACATGGGGTACGTCTATGTGCGCAAAGATAGCAATGAGGCTTCCCGCTGGGGCATGGAGCTTGGCATTCAGGGAGGATATGACTCGAAAGACTTCGGGTATCTCCAAGGAGAGCGCAAGGTCGATGGGGCCGACACTTGGCGGCATTTGCAGCGGGCCAACGTGGCCTATCTTGCCCCGGTCGGGAACGGCCTCATGGTTACCGCCGGCCTCTTCAACAGTTTGATCGGCTACGAATCGCTCTACGCAAAGGACAATGCAAACTATACCCGGTCATGGATTGCCGACTACTCGCCCTACATGATGTTCGGGGTGAATGCCAAGTATCCCGTCAATGAGCAGTTGACGGTCGCGGCCTTCGTCATCAACGGCTATTTCCACCTCTCCCATCCCAACGATCAGCCGTCCTACGGCGGACAATGGGCGTACAAAATGACGCCGCGGTTGACGGCGACGCAAACCCTCTATTGGGGGCCGGACCAGACCAAGACATCATTCGAATTCTGGCGGCTCTACGGAAACCATATTCTCGAGTGGAAGGGCGACGACTTGACGCTGGCGGTCTCTTACGATATCGGGACCGAACGTATCGCCGGCCAGCCTGGTAGTCCGCGTACCTTCGCTATGGGCGGCAACCTGTTGGCGAAGTGGCACGTGTCCGGTCCCTGGAGCATGGCCGTGCGGCCGGAGTTCTATTGGGATCGCAACGGACGGTGGACCGGGCAAGAGCAGTTCGTGAAAGCGGTCACCTCGACCGTGGAATATAAATTTCTCTACCGGTGGACCAATGCCATCGTCCGGCTCGAGCATCGCTATGATGAGTCGACCGGATCCGGGGGAGGATTTTTTCGCAAGGGAGAGACCAGTCCGGGAACCTTGGGATTGGCTCCCGCGCAACACTTGCTCTTGTTGGGACTGCTCTGGTCATTCGATTCACCGTAG
- a CDS encoding NAD(P)-dependent oxidoreductase, translating to MQQIAPDHSRIGWVGTGVMGVSMCGHLQRAGYPLTVFSRTRAKAQPLLDRGALWADHPRGVAEQSTVIITMVGFPRDVREVYFGAEGVLAGARPGSILIDMTTTEPTLSREIAAAASAKGLRAIDAPVSGGDVGARNATLSIMTGGNRETVECLRPLFECLGKKMVYQGGPGAGQHAKLCNQIVIAGTMVGVCESLLYGFKAGLDLTQMLESIRGGAAACWTLDNLAPRILQRDFDPGFFVEHFVKDMGIALDEATRMNLTLPGLTLVRGLYHRVQALGHGRSGTHALMLALEELSHTVMPSTRPGRIP from the coding sequence ATGCAGCAGATTGCTCCGGATCACAGTCGTATCGGATGGGTCGGCACCGGCGTGATGGGTGTTTCGATGTGCGGCCATTTGCAACGGGCCGGCTATCCCCTCACCGTCTTTTCCCGCACGAGGGCCAAGGCTCAACCGCTTCTTGACCGCGGGGCGCTCTGGGCGGATCATCCGCGCGGCGTCGCCGAACAATCGACGGTCATCATCACGATGGTCGGATTTCCTCGCGATGTACGGGAAGTCTACTTTGGTGCTGAGGGAGTTCTGGCGGGAGCCAGACCTGGCTCAATCCTGATCGATATGACCACGACCGAGCCGACCTTGAGTCGGGAGATCGCGGCCGCCGCGTCAGCCAAAGGACTCCGGGCGATCGACGCGCCGGTCTCAGGCGGGGATGTCGGTGCCAGAAACGCGACCCTCTCCATCATGACAGGCGGGAATCGTGAAACGGTGGAATGCCTGCGTCCGCTCTTCGAATGCTTGGGCAAGAAGATGGTCTATCAGGGCGGGCCGGGAGCCGGACAACATGCGAAGCTCTGCAATCAAATCGTGATCGCCGGGACGATGGTGGGAGTGTGTGAAAGTTTGCTGTACGGATTCAAGGCGGGACTTGATCTGACGCAGATGCTCGAGTCGATCCGCGGAGGCGCCGCCGCCTGTTGGACGTTGGATAACCTGGCCCCCAGAATCCTACAGCGCGACTTCGACCCCGGATTCTTCGTCGAGCACTTCGTGAAAGACATGGGCATTGCGCTGGACGAGGCCACACGCATGAACCTCACGTTGCCCGGGCTGACATTGGTGCGTGGGCTCTATCACCGGGTGCAGGCGCTCGGCCATGGCCGGAGTGGAACCCATGCGCTCATGCTCGCGCTGGAGGAACTGTCCCACACCGTAATGCCATCGACTCGTCCGGGAAGGATTCCATGA
- a CDS encoding DUF2207 domain-containing protein: MRARYVIRLGLLLVAWFLTDGRALADARSLVIEQFQADIQVLPSGDLLVTETIRPRFAGSWNGLKRDIPVEYRTPQGFNYTLLLDLVSATDELRVPLKVDSIRDRHYRSFKVWLPGAQDITKTLILTYRVANGLKYFEDHDELYWNVTGDEWDVPIESAAARVLLPGKATGVKALAFSGAYGAREQQADVRVEGSEIHYQMTRPLGFREGLTAVVGWDKGLVDEPGSLQRTQLFLRYNWPLALPAGVFGIMWYLWYTRGRDPRLRPIIVSYAPPDHLTPAELGTLVDDSPDLRDITATLVDLAVRGYVRIEERQEPKLLGLWSSTGYHLHRLQPSSAWDGLKAHEASILRGIFPTGLLSDDHADTVALSDLANRFYTRLDGIRSSLFDQLVTRGYYARRPDRVKQAYTIGGIAVTIAAVFGSAWLSERIGLAFQTGAAASVLSGLIIVGFGRIMPARTLRGTRALEKVLGFEEFLTRVESDRFERLVKTPEMFEKFLPFAMALGVERNWTNAFDGIYTQPPTWYQGANFAEFRPRNLTGNLSQLSMAAGTAMTSAPRSSGGSGFSSSGSSGSSGGSSGGGFGGGGGSGF, translated from the coding sequence ATGCGCGCACGATACGTCATTCGCCTGGGCCTCCTGCTCGTCGCGTGGTTTCTGACTGACGGACGCGCCCTCGCCGACGCCCGCTCGCTCGTCATCGAGCAGTTCCAGGCCGACATTCAGGTACTCCCCAGCGGAGACCTCCTGGTGACGGAAACGATCCGCCCGCGTTTCGCCGGATCCTGGAACGGACTGAAACGCGATATCCCGGTCGAATATCGAACGCCGCAGGGATTCAATTACACCCTGCTGCTGGACCTGGTCAGCGCCACGGACGAGCTCCGGGTTCCGCTCAAGGTCGACAGCATCCGGGATCGGCACTACCGGAGCTTCAAGGTCTGGCTTCCCGGCGCACAAGACATCACCAAGACGCTGATCCTGACCTATCGAGTGGCCAACGGGCTCAAATATTTCGAAGACCATGACGAGCTCTATTGGAACGTGACCGGCGACGAATGGGATGTGCCGATCGAATCGGCGGCCGCCAGAGTGTTGCTGCCCGGAAAGGCGACCGGCGTCAAAGCCCTCGCGTTCAGCGGCGCCTACGGCGCGCGCGAGCAGCAGGCCGACGTCCGAGTCGAGGGTTCAGAAATCCACTATCAGATGACGCGGCCGCTGGGATTCCGCGAAGGCCTGACCGCCGTCGTGGGATGGGATAAAGGGCTGGTCGACGAACCGGGATCGCTGCAGCGGACACAGCTATTCCTCCGATACAACTGGCCATTGGCTTTGCCGGCCGGCGTGTTCGGCATCATGTGGTATCTCTGGTACACCCGCGGCCGTGACCCGCGCCTGCGCCCCATCATCGTCAGCTATGCCCCCCCCGACCATCTGACCCCCGCCGAGCTCGGCACCCTGGTGGACGACTCGCCCGACCTTCGCGATATCACCGCCACCTTGGTCGATCTGGCCGTTCGGGGCTATGTACGGATTGAAGAACGGCAAGAGCCCAAGCTCCTCGGATTGTGGTCGAGCACCGGATACCACTTGCATCGCCTCCAACCCTCCTCCGCCTGGGACGGATTAAAAGCCCACGAGGCCTCGATTCTGAGAGGGATCTTTCCGACCGGACTGCTCTCCGACGACCACGCAGACACGGTGGCGTTGTCCGACCTGGCCAATCGATTTTACACGCGCCTGGACGGCATCCGGTCCTCACTGTTCGACCAGCTGGTCACCCGCGGTTATTACGCACGCCGGCCCGACCGGGTCAAGCAGGCGTACACGATCGGCGGGATCGCCGTAACCATCGCCGCCGTATTCGGAAGCGCCTGGTTGAGCGAACGGATCGGCCTGGCCTTTCAAACCGGAGCCGCTGCAAGTGTCCTGTCGGGACTTATCATCGTCGGATTCGGCCGGATCATGCCGGCCCGAACGCTACGCGGCACCAGAGCATTGGAGAAAGTGCTGGGGTTCGAAGAATTCCTGACCCGCGTCGAGTCCGATCGGTTTGAGCGTCTCGTCAAAACGCCCGAGATGTTCGAGAAGTTCCTCCCGTTCGCGATGGCCTTGGGCGTGGAACGCAACTGGACTAACGCCTTCGACGGCATTTACACGCAGCCGCCTACCTGGTATCAAGGAGCCAACTTTGCCGAATTCAGGCCGCGGAACCTGACAGGCAACTTATCGCAACTGTCCATGGCAGCCGGCACCGCCATGACCTCCGCACCGCGCAGTTCGGGCGGTTCCGGGTTCAGCAGCAGTGGAAGCAGCGGCTCGTCCGGCGGATCCTCCGGCGGCGGCTTCGGCGGCGGCGGCGGCAGCGGCTTCTAA
- a CDS encoding LemA family protein produces the protein MAWILLLVLAGLVLLVIGIYNSLVRLKVQSENAWADIDVQLKRRYDLLPNLIETVKGYAGHEKQTLEAVITARNRAMAAATPSTKAEAEGLLAQSLKSLFALAEAYPQLRAVESFTQLQASLNQIEEAVQNARRYYNAVVRDLNTKIQEFPSNLIAGFFSFKQGEFFELADAAERAVPKVSFEQASR, from the coding sequence ATGGCTTGGATACTATTGCTGGTGCTGGCCGGATTGGTGCTGCTGGTCATCGGCATCTACAATTCCCTAGTCCGGTTGAAAGTCCAATCGGAGAATGCCTGGGCCGACATCGATGTGCAGTTGAAGCGCCGATACGATCTTCTTCCTAACCTGATCGAAACGGTCAAGGGCTATGCGGGGCACGAGAAGCAGACGCTCGAAGCCGTGATCACCGCTCGCAACCGTGCCATGGCCGCCGCCACACCATCCACCAAAGCGGAAGCCGAGGGTCTGCTCGCCCAATCGTTGAAATCACTCTTTGCGCTGGCCGAAGCCTATCCGCAACTCCGCGCCGTGGAAAGCTTTACTCAGCTCCAGGCCTCGCTCAACCAGATCGAAGAAGCCGTGCAGAATGCCCGCCGGTACTACAATGCCGTGGTGCGCGACCTGAACACGAAGATCCAGGAATTCCCCTCCAACCTCATCGCCGGCTTCTTCAGCTTCAAGCAAGGGGAGTTTTTTGAACTCGCCGATGCGGCGGAGCGGGCCGTGCCGAAAGTCAGCTTTGAGCAGGCTTCCCGCTGA
- a CDS encoding M20/M25/M40 family metallo-hydrolase translates to MPVNKPQLKKYIADSRPRFEDLLGQLVEVPSISMDPARAGEMPRAATLAVQYLKSLGADAQVVETGGYPIISGGWTTGADYPTVTIYNHLDVQPAQEPEWKESPFAFRKDNGIYHGRGATDDKGPALSALLGARYAIEQGVPINIRFLWELEEEIGSPHFSAGLKNHIAIPRPDSVVVSDTIWIAKGKPAMPYGLRGLIGARLTLKTGTKDAHSGVTGGAARNPLAELMEIVHACVDAKTGKVKIPGFYNDVVEPTKAEIKSFLKSGFQVSKFKQAYGFQTLRTQDPAEIMRRIWAAPTFEVHGLTGGYQGPGVKTVVPGHGELKVSMRLVPNQTPEKAFALLKKFVAKLNPNVKVESEGMLQPFQGLFEGPYVDAVKRAAKAGFGKEPAFIREGGSIGAVVTMQKAWKVPILFMGLSLPEHGYHAPNEYFDWGQASSGMTAFAHYFEELAKMGKR, encoded by the coding sequence ATGCCGGTGAATAAGCCGCAGCTCAAGAAATATATTGCGGACAGCCGCCCGCGATTTGAAGATCTTTTGGGGCAATTGGTCGAAGTGCCGTCTATCAGCATGGATCCGGCCCGGGCGGGGGAGATGCCGCGTGCCGCGACGCTGGCCGTGCAATATTTGAAGAGTCTTGGCGCCGACGCGCAAGTCGTCGAAACGGGCGGCTATCCGATCATTTCCGGAGGCTGGACAACGGGAGCCGACTACCCGACCGTCACCATCTACAACCATCTCGACGTGCAGCCGGCGCAGGAGCCGGAATGGAAAGAATCGCCCTTCGCGTTCCGCAAAGACAACGGCATCTATCATGGCCGCGGCGCGACAGACGACAAAGGTCCGGCGCTGTCGGCATTGCTCGGAGCCCGTTATGCGATCGAACAGGGCGTTCCGATCAACATTCGCTTTTTATGGGAGCTGGAAGAAGAGATCGGCAGTCCGCATTTCTCCGCTGGTCTCAAAAATCATATCGCGATTCCACGGCCCGACTCCGTCGTGGTGTCGGATACGATTTGGATCGCCAAAGGCAAACCGGCCATGCCCTACGGGCTGCGCGGATTGATCGGCGCGCGCCTGACCCTCAAGACGGGAACGAAGGATGCCCATTCGGGTGTGACGGGTGGAGCGGCTCGAAATCCACTGGCTGAGCTCATGGAAATTGTCCATGCCTGCGTGGATGCCAAGACCGGCAAGGTGAAGATCCCCGGATTCTACAACGACGTGGTCGAGCCCACGAAGGCGGAGATCAAGAGCTTTCTCAAGTCAGGCTTCCAAGTCTCCAAGTTCAAACAGGCTTACGGATTTCAGACGCTGCGTACGCAGGACCCTGCCGAGATCATGCGCCGTATCTGGGCGGCGCCAACCTTTGAAGTACATGGGCTGACCGGCGGCTATCAGGGACCCGGGGTCAAGACCGTCGTGCCGGGTCACGGAGAACTGAAAGTCAGCATGCGGTTGGTGCCCAATCAGACGCCCGAGAAGGCCTTTGCGCTGCTGAAGAAATTTGTCGCCAAGCTGAATCCCAACGTCAAGGTCGAGTCGGAGGGCATGTTGCAGCCGTTCCAGGGACTCTTCGAAGGGCCTTATGTCGATGCGGTGAAGCGGGCGGCGAAGGCGGGATTCGGCAAAGAGCCGGCCTTTATTCGCGAGGGAGGTTCGATCGGTGCGGTGGTGACCATGCAAAAGGCCTGGAAGGTGCCGATCCTCTTCATGGGCCTCAGTCTTCCCGAGCACGGTTACCATGCGCCGAACGAATACTTCGATTGGGGTCAGGCCTCCAGCGGCATGACCGCCTTCGCGCACTACTTCGAAGAATTAGCGAAGATGGGGAAGAGGTAG
- a CDS encoding response regulator — MSILLVDDSEETRHLLQMVLHKAGYGPVMTAESGRQALELLGIMGRRVTPCDPDVILMDLMMPDIDGLEACRKIRSLERLEHTPILVITAKTETADLQAAYTAGATDFLRKPFTPVELVARVSTALSLKQELDARIAREQELVAKTEDLERALEELKSLRGLIAICSKCKRVRSDGTYRKRIEDYLEQCFERKLERDICPDCMEQSYPKAG; from the coding sequence ATGAGCATCCTTCTTGTTGACGATTCTGAGGAAACGCGCCACCTTCTTCAGATGGTTCTGCACAAGGCCGGTTATGGCCCGGTCATGACGGCCGAGTCGGGGCGTCAGGCGTTGGAACTGCTCGGCATCATGGGGAGACGGGTCACGCCCTGCGATCCGGATGTGATCCTGATGGATCTGATGATGCCGGATATCGACGGACTGGAAGCCTGCCGGAAGATTCGCTCACTCGAACGGCTGGAACACACCCCAATCCTTGTGATTACCGCCAAGACCGAGACGGCTGATCTGCAAGCCGCCTATACCGCCGGTGCCACCGACTTTCTCCGGAAACCCTTCACCCCGGTCGAACTCGTCGCCCGAGTCTCCACCGCCCTCAGCCTGAAGCAAGAGCTCGATGCCCGCATCGCGCGCGAGCAGGAACTCGTCGCGAAGACTGAAGATCTCGAACGGGCACTCGAAGAGCTGAAAAGTCTGCGCGGCCTGATCGCAATATGCTCAAAATGTAAGCGAGTCCGCTCGGATGGAACCTATCGGAAACGGATCGAAGATTATCTGGAACAGTGCTTCGAGAGGAAACTGGAACGGGATATCTGTCCTGACTGCATGGAACAGTCCTATCCGAAAGCCGGCTGA
- a CDS encoding zf-HC2 domain-containing protein, with protein sequence MAKRTTTRSVQRKPARPHRHGKGRCVAILKKLSAYIDDELPGTLCEELRKHLGACPNCEEFVASLRQTVALCQHQPAPVLSPTERARMRNDILRAARPR encoded by the coding sequence ATGGCCAAGCGGACGACGACCCGATCCGTTCAGCGAAAGCCCGCCCGCCCCCATCGTCATGGGAAAGGACGTTGCGTGGCCATCTTAAAAAAACTGTCCGCCTACATCGACGATGAATTGCCCGGCACGCTGTGCGAGGAGCTACGCAAGCACCTCGGCGCCTGCCCCAACTGCGAAGAGTTCGTCGCCTCGCTCCGACAAACTGTCGCCCTCTGTCAACACCAACCGGCACCGGTCCTCTCGCCCACCGAACGAGCCCGCATGCGAAACGACATTCTCCGAGCCGCTCGCCCGCGCTAA
- a CDS encoding sigma-70 family RNA polymerase sigma factor, protein MKNPAPSKKPAPASRNEARTAASFDTLYRDHVDQMYRFATRLCGEPEAAKDLVQETFLNAYRGYQAFRGEAQVSTWLYAIAARACSRMRRKRKGAPDRELSLEEFIPTSEGEFRLQIPVDGLSPEEALQNKELRQALDRAIAKLPKHYRMVLVLRDMEGLSAKEVGSIVALNERAVKSRLHRARLFVRRELSAQGIATSEPSHNGHPFKQGGR, encoded by the coding sequence ATGAAAAATCCGGCGCCCTCCAAGAAACCCGCACCGGCCTCACGCAATGAGGCGCGTACCGCGGCGAGCTTTGATACGTTGTACCGAGACCATGTCGATCAGATGTACCGCTTCGCGACCAGACTCTGCGGGGAACCCGAAGCGGCGAAGGATCTGGTCCAGGAAACGTTTCTCAATGCCTATCGAGGTTATCAGGCATTCCGCGGGGAGGCGCAGGTCTCGACCTGGCTCTACGCCATCGCGGCGCGGGCCTGTTCACGCATGCGGCGCAAACGGAAAGGTGCGCCTGACCGGGAGCTGTCGCTGGAGGAATTTATCCCGACCTCGGAGGGAGAGTTTCGCCTGCAGATTCCGGTGGACGGACTCAGCCCGGAAGAGGCGCTGCAAAATAAAGAACTTCGCCAGGCGCTCGATCGGGCGATTGCCAAGCTGCCCAAACACTATCGCATGGTTCTGGTCCTGCGGGACATGGAAGGGTTGAGCGCCAAAGAAGTGGGCAGCATCGTCGCGCTCAATGAGCGCGCCGTGAAATCCCGGCTGCATCGGGCCCGCTTGTTTGTCCGGCGCGAGCTCAGCGCTCAGGGAATTGCCACTTCCGAACCATCGCACAACGGCCACCCGTTCAAGCAAGGAGGACGCTAG
- the der gene encoding ribosome biogenesis GTPase Der, whose product MKKMRDSPTKTKTLPFSSAAPMPLVAIIGRPNVGKSTLFNKILGVKTAIVDDVPGVTRDRNYADATYRDRKFRLVDTGGLDLSSSDGMLTLIRRQSELAIAEADILMFILDGRAGLTPPDHEVVKLLRGVTKPIFYVINKIDTPKAEPLIADFYQLGKAEFHAVSAEHGIGVSELLDELYPLLPPPDESTEVTQLPRIALVGRPNVGKSTLTNAVLGEERVVVSDMPGTTRDPIDSLVVHDDQRYIFTDTAGIRRRGRIEPGLEGYSVMRSLRAIGRSDVAVLLLDAVEGVTEQDTKIAGAVLKQGRACMLLVNKWDLRANDAEARQEYERELHRRFPFLTWAPVLFGSAAQPDSLHQLFPNINSVYASFNKRVPTGALNQWLQKILESHPLPVRKGKPTKTSKAAFITQVATKPPSFALFCGHPQDVGPAYIGFLEHQLRDAYGFSGTPIRILVRKK is encoded by the coding sequence ATGAAAAAGATGCGCGATTCTCCGACGAAGACCAAAACCCTGCCGTTCAGCTCCGCTGCCCCGATGCCGCTCGTCGCCATCATCGGCCGGCCGAACGTGGGGAAGTCGACATTGTTCAACAAGATCCTCGGCGTCAAGACCGCCATCGTGGATGACGTCCCCGGCGTGACCCGCGACCGCAACTACGCGGACGCGACCTATCGCGACCGAAAGTTCCGGCTGGTCGATACCGGCGGACTCGATCTCTCCTCCTCCGACGGCATGTTGACCTTGATTCGCCGGCAATCCGAACTGGCCATCGCCGAAGCCGACATTCTCATGTTCATCCTGGATGGCCGGGCGGGGTTGACGCCTCCGGACCACGAAGTCGTGAAGCTCCTGCGTGGCGTGACCAAGCCCATCTTTTACGTGATCAACAAGATTGATACGCCGAAAGCCGAGCCGCTCATTGCCGATTTTTATCAGTTGGGAAAGGCCGAGTTCCACGCAGTCTCCGCCGAACACGGCATCGGAGTGTCCGAATTACTGGACGAACTCTACCCGCTGCTCCCCCCGCCGGATGAGAGCACTGAAGTCACGCAACTCCCGCGGATCGCCCTTGTCGGCCGCCCGAATGTGGGCAAGTCAACATTGACCAACGCCGTCCTGGGTGAGGAACGTGTCGTCGTCAGCGATATGCCCGGCACCACACGCGACCCGATCGATTCGCTCGTCGTACACGACGACCAGCGCTATATTTTTACGGATACGGCCGGGATCCGCCGGCGCGGCCGCATCGAACCGGGGCTCGAAGGATACAGCGTCATGCGCTCGTTGAGAGCCATCGGTCGCTCCGATGTCGCCGTCCTACTGCTCGACGCGGTGGAAGGCGTGACGGAACAGGACACGAAAATCGCCGGAGCAGTGCTCAAGCAAGGCCGCGCATGCATGCTGCTCGTGAACAAGTGGGACCTCCGCGCCAATGATGCCGAAGCCCGCCAGGAATATGAGCGTGAACTCCATCGGCGCTTCCCGTTCCTGACCTGGGCTCCGGTCTTATTCGGGTCCGCCGCTCAGCCCGACTCCCTGCATCAGCTGTTCCCCAATATCAACAGCGTGTATGCGTCGTTCAATAAGCGGGTGCCGACCGGGGCGCTTAACCAATGGCTCCAAAAAATCCTGGAGTCTCATCCGCTCCCGGTTCGGAAGGGCAAACCGACGAAAACGTCGAAGGCCGCCTTCATCACCCAAGTGGCGACAAAGCCGCCCTCCTTTGCCTTGTTTTGCGGGCATCCACAAGACGTGGGCCCGGCGTATATAGGATTTCTGGAACACCAACTCCGTGATGCCTACGGGTTTTCCGGCACACCGATTCGTATTCTCGTCCGTAAGAAATAA
- a CDS encoding HAD-IA family hydrolase: protein MRQLGINWAEIDDVLLDMDGTLLDRHFDNFFFEEELPRRYAALQGLPFEESRDRLMAMYRSVEGELAWTDLHYWTERVGIDVVAMHRELDHMIGFLPGAESFLTEVRRRGKRITILTNAHASGVEVKTAKTGLDRYVDRIVDAFEVGYLKMRQEYWPTCQRLVGFDPARALFVDDDEACLHAAQRFGLTQIIHSAKSSSQLPAEASSTFTSIEQMTALLNGHPFPTGR from the coding sequence ATGAGGCAATTAGGCATCAATTGGGCTGAAATCGACGACGTCCTGCTCGATATGGACGGCACGTTGCTGGACAGGCATTTCGACAACTTCTTTTTCGAAGAGGAGTTGCCTCGCCGCTACGCGGCCCTGCAAGGCCTCCCGTTCGAAGAGTCGCGCGATCGCTTGATGGCGATGTATCGATCGGTGGAAGGGGAATTGGCCTGGACCGATCTCCATTATTGGACCGAACGGGTGGGGATCGATGTGGTCGCGATGCACAGGGAACTGGACCATATGATCGGGTTTCTTCCCGGCGCGGAGTCCTTCCTCACGGAGGTTCGTCGGCGTGGAAAGCGGATCACGATCCTCACCAACGCGCACGCTTCAGGCGTCGAGGTCAAGACAGCCAAGACCGGCCTGGATCGCTATGTGGATCGGATCGTCGACGCGTTTGAGGTGGGCTATCTTAAGATGCGCCAGGAATATTGGCCGACCTGCCAGCGGCTGGTCGGGTTCGATCCGGCGCGCGCGTTGTTTGTGGACGATGATGAGGCCTGCCTTCATGCGGCGCAACGGTTCGGCCTGACTCAGATTATCCACAGCGCTAAGTCCAGCTCTCAACTCCCTGCCGAGGCGTCGAGCACGTTCACCTCAATTGAGCAGATGACGGCGCTGCTCAACGGCCATCCGTTTCCGACAGGGCGCTGA